From Cryptococcus neoformans var. grubii H99 chromosome 6, complete sequence:
CGAGAAAGATGAGGTGCGGTCGCTCCTGTTTTTATCAACGGGAATGAATGAATTGCTTGCTCATTGGTTTGTATTTAGTCTCACGCAGGCAAAGTTGTGGAGAGATCGTGGTATAATCGATTCAAACATGTGAGTGTTTTAATTACTATATATTACAATTGCATGCCTATATCAATCATTCAAATGCTCTTCGCAGATCTTTCCCGCATCTAGATGGGAGGTAAGATATTTCAGCTAAAAATAACGGAGACATTATTGACAGATTTTAGGTTTATGACCCAGACAAGGACTATGGCTCCTATGTTAGTCTATTTCTCCATTTGTTTCGAGCGTTTCCCCCATTAACGTTGAGATCCACCGTAGCGGATCGCCTGAACAATAACTTGATTGCAGCTCTCCGGACATCttaccttttcttcttcttttgcttgGCGCTCAAATATACTTGCTGGTAAATATGATCAAGCGTATGATTCAGCATGGCAAAAATTGGCACTATAATTATTATGTATGCTATATCATAGGTCCGAACTAAAAATAAATGATAAGCAAATCATCTTTCGTTCTATGTGCACAATTCTCCCGCTCCACGTTCTTCCACTGCTAGATTATTCTGTGTGCTATAAATGAATGACAGTGTTGATGGaaattaaaaaaaaaaagagaaatgCGTACATAATTTTTATGCTTTTTTTCGCTTTATCTTTTTCGCCTCTTTCGTAATTTATCATCTGATAAAGTTATGTAAGAAACCTATCGTTAcactttcctctcctcattCCCCCGGCCAACTTCCCGCTTCTGCAGTCCTTTGAATTTTTGCAGCATCTGATACATCCTCACTATCAGCTGCTCTCCCCTACCTTTCCCAGCTAACTCTTCCGTCGGCTAACTTCCCCTTcacttttctcctccaacagACCATCGCTAGAGATAACCAAGGGCTTGAATGTCCCGCCGGCAAACAATAGAGCTACCCTTGCTTGCCCTGATTTGGAGAGAACCGAGGCACCGGCGCCGCGCGAAGTCAAAGAGTGTCTTCCGATTCGCGACAATTAGTACGAGTAGTGGTGAACTGTGTACCATGTTGGTATAGAGAGTAAATCTTGAGATCGTAGTCGACATGATCTATTCAGTTGCTCTGCAGATTCTGACAACATTCCTTCgttgcccttcttcaatgtGGGGTTCCAAAGTTACAATACTATTGGGTATCCCTTGGAGGGATGTACAGAGGAGATATGTGAGCCCATTGTGTCGGCTATGGTAATGAGGACGTCGACCGCGGCAGAGTTCTTCATGAGCCAAATGGTTGGAATGGTGACAGGCGGGGTAGGTGCGGTGCTTACGCATTCATTTGACGATGGGATCCGAGGTGTAGGAGAAGTTCGGTAAGCGTGGAAGCgtaaggagaagaagaggggacCGAGAGGTCTCCCTGGCGAGCCCCctgggaggaggatagtACATGCCCATCTCAGACCGGTGCCGATAAGTTGCAGTAGGGTCATTTACATGCTGAAAAGTTTGGGGTCGTGAGTGGTTACTGCGGTTGCCATTTCACCCCTATCGATGCCGTCGAAGGTATTGATGCGTCtagagaagaaagatgagtgTGATGGCAGTCCAATACGCCCTCGATTGCTCGCTCAATTGCATGACAATTGGCTCAATATCGCTTGGTGATATCGCTCCATGATGGGTAGGAGAAAGCCGGTTTGAAGGTGGTTTCGAGAATGGCCTTTGTACGTTGGTCAAGATGTGGGTAACTTCGCTTCTTTTACTTGTTTTGAAATACTCTTAATTACTTTGGTTTTTTTAATTCTAATTTTCCGACCAATTTGTTATTGCTGCCGCCGTCGATAACAACCACGACGAGAAGCCCGAGGGTCACGGGTGCATAGCTAAATTTTGCTGCCCTTTTATGATCGATATTGCTTTTTACATATCTTCTCCACGGCTAAAAATACTTCAACATTGGTCTGATTATTGGGTCTGGCTGTGATTTCCAGCACAGCAGATATTGTCATTCACCACTTTCTTCCGCTTGATCGCACGCGGATGAGCAAATTATTCAGATCAATCCGCCTATTTTTTAGACCATACTTGCAGCCTTCCGGTTCTGTTTTTCCCGTATCTTCAACAAAAATGACATCTGGAACAATCCGTGGAGCCTCGCCAGCCACAGAAATTGAACATCAGAGCAAACGTCCCAGATTGGAAGCGGAGGACACACAAATATCGAATCCCTCGGGCATTGACGTTCAAGACTCGTCCAGCATCGTAACCGACTGTAGCCATTCTATCATATCAGAAAATGATTTGATTGAAGAGCAAATGCGCCTTCCTATAGAATACGTCAGGTCATATGACAATGAAATCAATTACAAGAACAAACTTGTTTTGGCTCCTATGGTCAGAACTGGAAGCTGTGAGTAAACACCGTCTTTTGAAATTGTCATCAGTGTTAATGAATTATTTTCAAGTGCCCATGGTTGGTATTATTCTTCTAGGCGTGGGCAGACACTAAGCGCTTCATTGATTAGCGCCTTCTATCGTTGTATTACGGAGCTGGTTTGGTATGGTCACCAGAAGTAGTGGATAAAGCCATCATTGGGGCCGAACGAAGTGTGGACCGTGCGTTCTGTCGTTCTTTTTATGTTTTGGGGCCCCATTAATGGATGTGTTATAGCTGTAACTGGTGTTATCACTTACCATAAAGGTCAAGGCCCAATTTTCTCCACCCATCCAGCAGAAAAGCCTTTCCGTAAGTGTTTTTAAGCCTTCTGGCATTGGCTGGCTTAAGCTAAATGGTGTATTTAGTCATCTTTCAAATTGGCTCTTCGAATCCTGAGCTTGCAGTAAAGGCCGCCCAGACTGTGCAGCAGGATGTCGCTGGAATGTGAGGCGATTTCTTGTTCCGTGATGCATGCTGTTGACATCGCTAATGTACGTCAGCGACTTGAACTGTGGGTGCCCCAAACCTTTTTCGTGAGTAATTTTCCAAGCCGTCTAGTCAGTAATTAACTTTGCTCAGAACGCATGCGGGAATGGGAGCGGCTCTTTTGTCTACGCCAGAGATTCTTCTCGATATACTGCGCGCCCTTCTCGACAGcatccctcttccaatTTCATGTAAAATTCGGCTTCTTCCTACTCAGCCCTCGACTCTTTACCTTGCATCTCGCATCCTTCGTACAGGAGTTCGTAATTTAACTGTCCATTGTCGAACCCGTCAAATGCGACCTGGGGAGCGCGCTCTTTGGGAACGACTAGGCAGCATCGTCGACCtaggaaaaagaagaggaatatCTGTGATTTGTAATGGCGATGGGGAAGGTTGGTCTAATTGGGAGAGAATCAAAAATGAAACTGGTATGTGTGCACCATGTACTCATTCTACGTTTAGTCAGCAATCACTTTCTAAAGAAGCAATTGTCCACAGGTGCCGACTCGTTGATGCTCGCGAGGTCCGCTGAACGAAACCCTTCTGTATTTCTTCCCTCAGGTCCCTTGAACACGGTTACCGACATTGTTCCGAAACTGCTTGCTCTTAGTGATTACCTTAAAAACCCATGGGGAAACACCAAATTTCTCCTCATGCAATTCAAGCCATCACCGCCTCCTTTATCCAATATGTCAAAGGCTGAGAGGAAGCGAATTGCAGATATCCTTTCCCAGAGTAAGAGCACCCAAGATGCCGCCGTCGGACTAGGTATATCTTTAGTCAGTGGAGACCGATTGTTCAGAGAGATACAAAGCAAGATCGATGTGGAGACCAATCGTAACATTTGGCAGGCGAGACGTGAAGTGAAGCCAAATAATGCAGGCGATGtagaaggaaaggaggcgatagaggaggaggcaatAGTAGATGGTTTTGAAGTCGGCGTTGGTCCTGCGCAAGAACAGAAGATGACAGCATGCTGTAGTTAACTCATATGCAATTGCTACTCTTCACCGCTTCATTTACTATACCACAGTCACATGAGCTGATGAACAAACTGACCTGACTGATAGTTTTCTCTGGTGCAATTGTATAGATAGAGATGTCCTGAATCAAGCGTACGAGGTTATGTTGATGATCCTCAACATTGCATCCAACAACAGCTGTCAAAATATGTGATGTGGATAGCTGCTTTTATTGCCAGCTTTCATGACAGGTTCACTGTCTATCTTCCCCTCCTGTTCTTCCGCTGCCCATAGGCGATTGGTCACTCGTTCGAAGTAACAGTATCAGTAGCTAGCAGCAGCATAATCCATCGGCCCTTTCGATCATTCGTGTTCAAGTCCCACATCAGATTTCGTTCAGTCCCAATTTCACTAATTAGTCGAATATTGTGTTCCAATGCTTGTCGTAAGGACTGAGAAGTCTCATTAAGTATGATAACTATTCTGTCTAACAATTGTAACAACTTACAAAAATATGATTTACCGTCCTCAGATTACGTGACTGTTGCATTAGCAAACCGTCGAGAGATTCTCGCGCCTTGCTGAAAAGTTTGGTAACTTCCTTCAACCCGCAAGAGCCCTATAAAATTTAGCAGGATGCCTGCGAAGCTCGGAACGCTCACTTGTTTTCTATCCAATTGACAGCGCTGTGAGATCCACTTTTCATATTTAGGACTCAAGCCAACATCTGTAACTGAATCCCCAGGTACATGGGTGACATATAAAAGGTGCTTATGACGAAGAGCAAATCGAGGTTTTGATAAAGTAGAGTCATCAAATGGCAAAGGCACTAAAACCAGAAGCTACACTATAAGCTGGACTAATCATATCACACTCACAATTTGCATAGCGAACCCTATGTAGGTCCAGATTTGAGCCCAAATTGCTTTAAACGACGATGAGTTGACAGGTGCAGAAGTTCGAGTAGCTGCAACCTCTGATATCCACCACCAgacttctctttcttctgaAAAATGAATTAGGTTCAATCCAATAGCTGATAATGTCGCTTCAAGCAAACAGTCAAGTCGAAAAACTTCGATTACCGAAACCAGTATAGGAGAGAACTCatgttgagaagagagacgactgcccatcatcatccgatGTTGCCATTGTGTTGAAAGAGAAATCAAGCTCCGGCGCTGGCGTGGTGGATTTCGAAGAGGCATAATCAAATCCATCATTATATCCTAAAGATTTTTTTTAGCTCAATTCAGCGCTGTATAGAAAGGGCATACCTTTGATATCAGAGCTCGCCAGGTTTTGAGTTGTTGCATGTTGGGACCACCAACCATACTATCAAGAGTATGTAGCATCTTCACAACTTCGTTTCTATCACCACATTCGTACAATATGGCTTCATTAGCTAGACGATCGATATTGCGGTGATCTTGATGTGAGTCGTAACAGAAAGCCGTGAATCTACTCTACACGCAATCAGTCAAATTGGCCGCCGGCTTGGCATATCTCACCTGGATCAATGACCGGAGGATCGGCGGTCTCTCTCTATCATTCAGGGTCATTccccaaaaaaaagccTGTTGATTAGCCACTAGGATTTTACTTTCGCTTACCTTCCATTGCATCCAGTCTCCTGTACCCATGAGACGTTCCACGTGCAAAAGTTCTTCTGTCATGTTGATCATGCATTCCCAAGACTGTTTGAATGTCGGTTGCCGGAATTCGGGTAGCGGCATATTTTGGCGTAAGTAAGAAGGTATTTTTGGGTCAAAACCTAATCTTATAATTTCGGAAGGTTGGATGGCTGATGGGCTAGTATCTTGGGCTGTCAGTTGCATGACTAGCAGAGTCTGTTCGAGGCTGATATCGACCGATGCGGCGCAATCGAGATATCGAAGATAGTTCTGCTTTGTAAGCTTCGCGGTAACTCATATCACTCACTCTCCGAAAAACCAATCGGTTTATCAGTTGATCGCCAAAAGCATCTAGCGCTGCTGTGGTCAGCCACTGATGGCTTAGGATAGGACATACAGTCTGCTTTCACATTTTCCAACCACGCGAGGGCCTCATTTGCAAATTCA
This genomic window contains:
- a CDS encoding tRNA-dihydrouridine synthase 2; translation: MSKLFRSIRLFFRPYLQPSGSVFPVSSTKMTSGTIRGASPATEIEHQSKRPRLEAEDTQISNPSGIDVQDSSSIVTDCSHSIISENDLIEEQMRLPIEYVRSYDNEINYKNKLVLAPMVRTGSLPMRLLSLYYGAGLVWSPEVVDKAIIGAERSVDPVTGVITYHKGQGPIFSTHPAEKPFLIFQIGSSNPELAVKAAQTVQQDVAGIDLNCGCPKPFSTHAGMGAALLSTPEILLDILRALLDSIPLPISCKIRLLPTQPSTLYLASRILRTGVRNLTVHCRTRQMRPGERALWERLGSIVDLGKRRGISVICNGDGEGWSNWERIKNETGADSLMLARSAERNPSVFLPSGPLNTVTDIVPKLLALSDYLKNPWGNTKFLLMQFKPSPPPLSNMSKAERKRIADILSQSKSTQDAAVGLGISLVSGDRLFREIQSKIDVETNRNIWQARREVKPNNAGDVEGKEAIEEEAIVDGFEVGVGPAQEQKMTACCS